One Lysinibacillus fusiformis genomic window carries:
- the polX gene encoding DNA polymerase/3'-5' exonuclease PolX — protein MNKKTIIRTLEKIALYMELQGENPFKVSAFRKAAAALEGDERSLSEMEDVTKLKGIGKGTAAVIEDLIATGESSLLKELEDIVPKGLLPLLKLPGLGGKKIAKLHQELGIDSAESLKEACETCKVRELAGFAAKTEEKILKELANFANRSERLPIWQLEPVVLQIEALLGSMEEVERFSVAGSFRRASETSKDIDFIVVTEAIETVREKLLSELVIQEVVAAGDTKISVVLDFEEPVSVDFRLVKDSEYATALHHFTGSKDHNVRMRQIAKSRGEKISEYGVEQADGSVLTFSDEAAFFKHFDLPFIPPSLRTGTTEFDRTEEIRDLVKLDEIVADLHMHTTWSDGAYSVTEMGEALIARGYQYSVITDHSQYLKVANGLTPERLMKQRLEIKAFNEAHPDFYLYAGTEMDILPDGSLDFEDNVLKELDFVIASIHSSFTQTQDKIMARLHTAMQNPYVHMIAHPTGRIIEDRAGYNPDMAQLIAWAKEFGKILELNANPYRLDLCVEHLEMAVAAGVPVAINTDAHDISHLRFMDIGVRYANKAWLKKDMIVNTWTREQFEAFIRRNK, from the coding sequence ATGAACAAAAAAACAATTATTCGTACACTTGAAAAAATTGCATTGTACATGGAATTACAGGGTGAAAATCCATTCAAGGTCTCTGCCTTCCGAAAAGCTGCGGCGGCACTCGAAGGGGACGAGCGTTCACTGAGCGAAATGGAGGATGTCACAAAATTAAAGGGCATCGGTAAAGGCACAGCTGCAGTAATTGAGGATCTTATAGCAACAGGTGAATCGAGTCTTTTAAAAGAATTAGAAGACATTGTGCCGAAAGGATTACTGCCGTTACTGAAGCTGCCGGGTTTAGGTGGCAAAAAAATTGCTAAGCTTCATCAAGAGCTAGGCATCGACTCGGCAGAAAGCTTAAAGGAGGCGTGTGAGACTTGCAAGGTGCGCGAGCTAGCAGGTTTTGCAGCGAAAACAGAAGAAAAGATTTTAAAAGAGCTTGCGAACTTTGCAAATCGTTCGGAGCGCCTGCCGATTTGGCAATTGGAGCCTGTCGTTTTACAAATTGAAGCACTTCTCGGTAGTATGGAAGAAGTGGAACGTTTTTCTGTTGCTGGGAGTTTCCGTCGTGCATCAGAGACAAGTAAAGATATCGATTTTATCGTTGTAACTGAAGCAATTGAGACAGTGCGTGAAAAATTATTGAGTGAACTCGTCATACAAGAAGTAGTGGCTGCAGGTGATACCAAAATTTCTGTCGTTTTAGACTTTGAAGAGCCAGTTAGTGTCGATTTTCGATTAGTGAAGGATTCAGAGTATGCAACTGCCTTGCATCATTTTACAGGCTCGAAGGACCATAATGTGCGTATGCGTCAAATTGCCAAGTCGCGTGGTGAGAAAATAAGTGAGTACGGTGTAGAACAGGCTGATGGTTCTGTGTTGACATTTTCGGATGAAGCGGCATTCTTTAAGCATTTTGATCTACCTTTCATCCCACCTAGCTTACGTACAGGGACAACGGAATTTGACCGGACAGAAGAAATTAGGGATTTAGTAAAGCTTGACGAAATTGTAGCTGATTTGCATATGCATACAACGTGGTCAGATGGTGCGTACTCCGTTACGGAAATGGGAGAAGCATTAATTGCACGTGGCTATCAATATAGCGTTATTACCGATCACTCACAGTATTTAAAGGTGGCCAATGGTTTAACGCCTGAACGATTAATGAAGCAACGTCTAGAAATTAAAGCTTTTAACGAAGCGCATCCAGACTTTTATTTATATGCCGGAACAGAGATGGATATTTTGCCAGACGGTTCGTTAGATTTTGAAGACAACGTACTAAAAGAGTTGGATTTCGTAATTGCCTCTATTCACTCTAGTTTCACACAAACACAGGATAAAATCATGGCTAGGTTACACACAGCGATGCAAAATCCTTATGTTCATATGATTGCCCATCCAACTGGTCGCATTATTGAAGACCGAGCTGGCTATAATCCAGATATGGCACAGCTAATTGCATGGGCTAAAGAATTTGGTAAAATTTTAGAGTTAAATGCTAATCCATATCGTCTCGATTTATGTGTCGAGCATTTAGAAATGGCAGTAGCAGCAGGTGTACCTGTAGCGATAAATACCGATGCTCATGATATCTCTCATTTACGATTTATGGATATCGGTGTGCGCTATGCAAACAAAGCATGGTTGAAAAAAGATATGATTGTCAATACATGGACGCGTGAACAGTTCGAGGCGTTCATTCGACGAAATAAATAG
- a CDS encoding CvpA family protein — translation MLDLIILLVLLSGLIVGAKRGFIVQMMHIVSFVVALIVAYIYYKPLAQKFVFWVPYPGVTDSGSLGVVIDSLDLDRTFYRVVAFAVIFFAVKISLQIVASIFDFITYLPVLGTMNRWLGALFGMIENYLIMFILLYILALLPIDMIQNLMSKSFLSGLILEHTPIITKMFQNWWYIYLHSS, via the coding sequence ATGCTAGATTTAATTATATTACTAGTGCTATTGAGTGGACTAATTGTTGGGGCAAAACGAGGCTTTATCGTTCAAATGATGCATATTGTCAGTTTTGTAGTTGCCCTCATTGTTGCGTATATCTATTATAAGCCATTAGCACAGAAATTTGTGTTTTGGGTGCCATATCCAGGCGTAACGGATTCGGGAAGTCTTGGAGTAGTTATCGATAGCTTGGATTTAGACCGTACATTTTACCGAGTAGTGGCGTTTGCAGTTATTTTCTTTGCTGTGAAGATTTCATTACAGATTGTGGCGTCAATATTTGATTTTATTACTTATTTACCTGTTTTAGGTACTATGAATCGCTGGCTAGGTGCACTTTTTGGCATGATTGAAAATTATTTAATTATGTTTATTCTGTTGTATATACTGGCGTTGTTGCCTATTGATATGATTCAAAATTTAATGTCTAAATCTTTTTTATCCGGGCTCATATTGGAGCATACACCGATTATCACGAAGATGTTCCAAAACTGGTGGTATATTTATCTCCACTCATCGTAA
- the zapA gene encoding cell division protein ZapA produces MENQEKNKISVEIYGHTYKMVGSESIGHMRLVASIVDDRMREMNLHNPSLDSAKLAVLTAVNTVHDYLLLKEQMELLEEELKKLKD; encoded by the coding sequence ATGGAAAATCAAGAAAAAAATAAAATTTCTGTGGAAATATATGGTCATACCTATAAAATGGTCGGCTCTGAATCTATTGGACATATGCGACTTGTCGCTTCGATTGTTGATGACCGTATGCGCGAAATGAATTTACATAATCCATCACTTGATAGCGCGAAGCTTGCCGTCCTTACAGCAGTAAATACGGTACACGATTATTTACTCTTAAAAGAGCAAATGGAATTACTAGAAGAAGAATTGAAAAAATTAAAGGATTGA
- the rnhC gene encoding ribonuclease HIII → MSNIVLLISTNMQKEVISYYASNFVERKAPGVIFAAKLPDTAITLYKSGKLMFQGGGADREAARWGNNSGIASAPKSSSIGAKGDVLPDGFASMSVLGSDETGTGDYFGPITVAAVYVPASKIELMNELGVKDSKMLTDDYMRRIAPDLRAACEHSVLILRNEKYNAIQAKGYSQGKMKAMMHNKALGHTLSKMTPEKPEHILIDQFAERGVYYNYLKNEQEIVREKVLFSTKAEQLHVSVATASILARAAFLKEMDRLSELAGIELLKGASGKVDALAARIWRGQGEEFLRSITKWHFANTEKARKMV, encoded by the coding sequence ATGTCAAATATTGTACTTTTAATTTCAACAAATATGCAAAAAGAGGTGATATCTTATTACGCAAGCAATTTTGTGGAACGCAAAGCACCAGGTGTGATATTCGCAGCCAAACTACCAGATACCGCAATAACCTTATATAAATCAGGTAAATTAATGTTTCAAGGGGGCGGTGCAGATCGAGAAGCCGCACGTTGGGGCAACAACTCGGGAATCGCGAGTGCACCAAAATCCTCATCTATCGGAGCAAAGGGCGACGTGCTCCCAGACGGTTTTGCTTCAATGTCCGTTCTAGGCTCTGACGAAACTGGCACTGGCGATTATTTCGGCCCAATTACCGTCGCGGCGGTTTATGTGCCCGCTTCAAAAATCGAATTAATGAACGAGCTAGGCGTCAAAGATTCAAAAATGCTAACGGATGACTATATGCGCCGAATTGCACCGGATTTACGTGCAGCATGCGAACATAGCGTACTTATCTTGCGCAATGAAAAATATAACGCGATACAAGCAAAGGGCTACTCACAGGGCAAAATGAAAGCCATGATGCACAATAAAGCACTAGGACATACGTTGTCTAAAATGACACCGGAGAAACCTGAACATATTCTCATTGATCAGTTTGCAGAGCGGGGGGTTTATTACAATTATTTAAAGAATGAACAAGAAATTGTGCGAGAAAAAGTGTTGTTTTCCACAAAGGCCGAGCAGCTTCATGTGTCTGTAGCAACGGCTTCCATCTTGGCACGTGCGGCCTTCTTAAAAGAAATGGATCGACTTAGTGAGCTTGCAGGTATAGAACTGTTAAAGGGGGCTTCTGGAAAGGTGGATGCATTAGCTGCACGAATATGGCGTGGGCAAGGCGAAGAATTTTTGCGCTCCATCACTAAATGGCATTTCGCAAATACAGAGAAGGCGAGAAAAATGGTGTAA
- a CDS encoding nuclease-related domain-containing protein, which translates to MTLGLRALARRLQPSHPLYEQITRELQQAEAGEYGERYIVRQLEKLSYSMDIHILHNIRLSRPLPIQLDVVVVTPYEVIIIESKNIRGDVQLKSKPRQMIRILDTGNRSIFNHPEVQLEEYVYGLQGFFRQHNVEAHVGGVIVFPFNNARIDYENGMFPVIMSRELTNFLRQRNAQGERLDVQEIIALLLHHHTSYEPFPLCRYYDIEERAIRQGVFCPKCQLGMMHRLPLKWRCLSCYHTDSTAHYVTLQDYSMLISNHITNKQAQYFLQINNRHIVKRILATNCYSKVGVTKQSKYQILP; encoded by the coding sequence ATGACACTGGGCTTACGTGCCTTAGCTAGAAGACTACAGCCGAGTCATCCATTATATGAACAAATTACACGGGAGTTACAGCAAGCTGAGGCGGGGGAATATGGCGAGCGGTATATCGTTAGACAGTTGGAGAAATTATCATATTCAATGGATATTCATATATTGCATAATATTAGGCTTTCACGACCATTACCTATTCAGTTAGATGTAGTGGTGGTGACACCATATGAGGTAATAATTATTGAAAGTAAGAATATTCGTGGGGATGTACAGCTTAAAAGCAAACCACGCCAAATGATTCGTATATTGGACACAGGGAATCGAAGTATTTTTAATCATCCAGAAGTACAGCTTGAAGAATATGTGTACGGTCTGCAGGGATTTTTCCGTCAACATAATGTAGAGGCTCATGTAGGAGGTGTCATCGTCTTTCCTTTCAACAACGCTCGTATTGATTATGAGAACGGGATGTTTCCTGTGATAATGTCACGTGAATTGACGAACTTTTTGCGCCAACGGAATGCGCAAGGGGAACGGCTCGATGTGCAAGAGATTATTGCATTATTATTACATCACCACACATCATACGAGCCCTTTCCACTGTGTCGATACTATGACATTGAAGAGCGTGCTATTCGACAAGGCGTTTTCTGTCCTAAATGTCAGCTTGGAATGATGCATCGACTGCCATTAAAATGGCGTTGCTTAAGCTGCTATCATACAGATTCAACTGCACATTATGTTACACTTCAAGATTACAGTATGCTCATAAGTAATCATATTACAAATAAACAAGCTCAATACTTTTTGCAGATAAATAATCGTCATATTGTAAAAAGAATTTTAGCAACTAATTGTTACAGCAAGGTAGGCGTTACGAAACAAAGTAAATATCAAATACTTCCTTAG
- the pheT gene encoding phenylalanine--tRNA ligase subunit beta: protein MLVSLEWLKDYVSTQDLAPEELAEKITRSGIEVDAVIDRTRGMDKVVVGYVVSKEKHPEADKLNICQVDVGEAEPQQIICGAPNVDAGQKVIVARPGAHLPGGIKIKKAKLRGHESNGMICSLQELGIEGKLVPKAYAEGIYVLPTEAQVGSDALALLGLRDIVLELGLTPNRSDALSMLGVAYEVGAILSEEVKYPEIAYNTSSEKAGDVLKLRVEDLQANPMYVAKVVKNVKIAESPMWLQHRLMAAGVRPHNNVVDVTNYILMEYGQPLHAFDYDSLATGEIVVRKATEGEKITTLDDLERTLKATDLVITNGKEPVAIAGVMGGANSEVTETTTTVVIESAYFDGLTVRQTSRNLGLRSDASARFEKGVDPNRVVPAAERAAALLAELAGGEVLEGTCIVDELDKTPARVVVSPDFINERLGMKISLEDMLSILERLKFGVEAANGLLIIDAPTRRQDIKIEEDIVEEIARLYGYDEIPMTLLEGANQVGSLTPYQANRRVVRTYMEGAGLYQAVTYSLTSEALSQRFALKAEPVTRLLMPMSEDRSTLRQSLIPHLIEAAAYNVARKADSVALYEVGSVFLGQSAEGQPFEEEHVAAVLTGKWLDHAWQGEKKEVDFFVLKGIVEGVVSKLGLAQRISFVKAQVDGLHPGRTASILLDGEKVGIIGGLHPAEQKTWGVKDTYVMEMNLVALLAATTNEAPLGYKPVPRFPAMSRDIALVMDRATAAGEVVAVIHSAGVKLLKDIRIFDVYEGEKMEAGKKSVAFSLTYFDPERTLTDEEVVAAHNKVLKAIATIEGTEVR from the coding sequence ATGTTAGTATCATTGGAATGGTTAAAAGATTATGTAAGCACACAGGACTTAGCGCCTGAAGAGTTAGCAGAAAAAATTACGCGCTCTGGGATTGAGGTAGACGCAGTAATCGACCGTACTAGAGGTATGGATAAAGTCGTTGTCGGCTATGTCGTATCCAAAGAAAAACATCCTGAAGCAGACAAATTAAATATTTGCCAAGTAGATGTTGGTGAAGCTGAACCACAACAAATTATTTGTGGTGCGCCAAATGTTGATGCAGGACAGAAAGTCATTGTTGCTCGCCCAGGTGCACATTTACCAGGTGGCATTAAAATTAAAAAAGCAAAACTTCGTGGTCATGAATCGAACGGTATGATTTGTTCATTACAAGAGCTTGGTATTGAAGGTAAGCTCGTGCCAAAAGCTTATGCAGAAGGCATTTACGTGTTACCTACTGAGGCACAAGTGGGTTCTGATGCACTTGCACTTTTAGGTTTACGTGACATCGTGTTAGAGCTTGGTTTAACACCAAACCGCTCGGATGCACTTTCTATGCTGGGTGTAGCGTATGAGGTCGGTGCTATTCTTTCGGAAGAAGTAAAATATCCAGAAATCGCATACAACACATCATCTGAAAAAGCAGGGGACGTGTTAAAACTTCGCGTAGAAGATTTACAAGCGAATCCGATGTATGTGGCAAAAGTCGTGAAAAATGTAAAAATTGCAGAATCACCAATGTGGTTACAACACCGCTTAATGGCAGCTGGTGTACGTCCACACAATAATGTAGTCGACGTGACAAACTACATCTTAATGGAGTATGGTCAACCGCTTCATGCATTCGACTACGACAGCCTTGCAACAGGTGAAATTGTTGTACGTAAAGCAACAGAAGGTGAAAAAATTACTACTTTAGACGACCTGGAGCGTACATTAAAAGCGACTGATTTAGTGATTACAAATGGCAAAGAGCCGGTAGCTATTGCGGGTGTAATGGGTGGAGCAAACTCGGAAGTAACAGAAACTACAACAACGGTTGTTATTGAATCTGCTTACTTTGATGGCTTAACAGTTCGACAAACTTCACGTAACCTTGGCCTTCGCTCAGATGCATCAGCTCGCTTTGAAAAAGGTGTCGATCCAAACCGTGTTGTACCTGCTGCCGAACGTGCAGCGGCATTACTTGCTGAATTAGCTGGTGGTGAAGTGCTAGAAGGTACGTGCATCGTGGACGAATTAGATAAAACACCAGCACGTGTAGTTGTTTCGCCAGATTTTATCAATGAGCGTCTAGGTATGAAAATCTCATTAGAAGATATGCTGTCCATTTTAGAGCGTTTAAAATTTGGTGTAGAGGCGGCAAATGGATTATTAATTATTGATGCGCCAACACGTCGTCAGGATATTAAAATTGAAGAGGATATTGTGGAAGAAATCGCACGTCTTTACGGCTACGATGAAATTCCAATGACATTACTAGAGGGTGCCAACCAAGTAGGAAGCCTAACACCTTATCAAGCAAACCGTCGCGTAGTACGTACCTACATGGAGGGTGCAGGTCTTTATCAAGCAGTAACCTATTCATTAACTTCCGAAGCATTATCACAACGTTTTGCATTAAAAGCGGAACCAGTAACGCGTTTATTAATGCCAATGAGTGAAGATCGTTCAACGCTTCGTCAAAGCTTAATTCCACATTTAATTGAGGCCGCTGCATATAACGTTGCACGTAAGGCGGACAGTGTGGCATTATATGAAGTTGGCTCTGTGTTCCTTGGTCAATCAGCAGAAGGTCAACCTTTTGAGGAAGAGCATGTAGCAGCAGTTCTAACGGGTAAATGGTTAGATCATGCTTGGCAAGGCGAGAAAAAAGAAGTAGATTTCTTCGTACTAAAAGGAATTGTTGAAGGGGTTGTTAGTAAGCTGGGTCTTGCCCAACGTATTTCCTTCGTAAAAGCACAAGTAGACGGTCTACACCCAGGACGTACAGCAAGCATCCTATTAGACGGCGAAAAAGTCGGCATTATTGGTGGGTTACACCCTGCTGAGCAAAAAACTTGGGGTGTGAAAGATACGTATGTGATGGAAATGAACTTAGTAGCTTTACTGGCCGCTACTACAAATGAAGCACCACTAGGTTACAAACCAGTGCCACGATTCCCTGCTATGTCTCGTGATATCGCACTTGTGATGGATCGTGCGACTGCGGCTGGAGAAGTAGTTGCTGTAATTCACTCGGCAGGCGTGAAACTGTTAAAAGACATTCGTATATTCGATGTATATGAGGGTGAGAAAATGGAAGCTGGCAAAAAATCGGTTGCCTTCTCATTAACGTACTTTGACCCAGAACGTACACTAACAGACGAAGAGGTTGTCGCAGCACACAATAAAGTATTAAAAGCCATCGCTACAATTGAAGGCACAGAAGTACGTTAA